From Sporosarcina sp. Te-1, the proteins below share one genomic window:
- a CDS encoding RNA-binding S4 domain-containing protein, translating to MRLDKFLKVSRLIKRRTLAKQVADQGRITINGKVAKASSVVKEGDELAIRFGQKIVTAKVDQLKESTKKEDAASMYTILKEEKLAKVEPEFIDDED from the coding sequence ATGAGACTTGATAAATTTTTGAAAGTATCACGATTGATCAAACGGCGGACATTGGCAAAACAGGTGGCCGACCAAGGGCGGATTACAATTAATGGCAAGGTGGCAAAAGCATCTTCAGTTGTGAAAGAAGGGGACGAGCTCGCCATCCGCTTCGGCCAGAAGATCGTTACGGCGAAAGTCGATCAATTGAAGGAATCGACGAAAAAGGAAGATGCCGCTTCCATGTATACGATTTTGAAGGAAGAGAAGCTTGCGAAAGTGGAACCGGAATTTATTGATGATGAAGATTGA
- the yabP gene encoding sporulation protein YabP encodes MQIQTDSPTYAIPSGDHVVTMRNRKRMDITSVKTIDRFDQEEFIVRTSQGMLQIRGEELRIVHLDVDKGLLTLEGTIGTLQYDEEESGSRNFLHKLFG; translated from the coding sequence ATGCAAATTCAAACAGACAGTCCGACATATGCCATCCCTTCCGGCGATCATGTGGTTACAATGCGAAACCGGAAGCGGATGGATATTACATCTGTGAAAACAATTGACCGGTTTGACCAAGAAGAATTTATCGTACGAACCTCACAAGGCATGCTGCAAATACGGGGGGAGGAGCTGCGTATCGTTCATCTCGACGTGGATAAGGGGCTGCTCACATTGGAAGGAACCATTGGCACTCTCCAATACGACGAAGAAGAATCAGGGTCTCGAAATTTCCTCCATAAATTGTTTGGATGA
- the yabQ gene encoding spore cortex biosynthesis protein YabQ, producing MSLSVQFLSLLAMIGTGIGAGAIMDMVGTGISQTGKTSWIRRYAAWFEIICWILIGCGAFYVLFLVRDGAWRMYDPVAQVSGMLLYATVFYKPFRFFGRMIILLILKPIWFILRLIAKIIQFIVRVIIRILTVLAFPFTALFFFVKKRLFKNSAE from the coding sequence ATGAGCCTCTCCGTCCAGTTTCTTAGTTTGCTTGCCATGATTGGGACAGGCATTGGTGCCGGAGCCATTATGGATATGGTCGGTACCGGCATTTCCCAAACAGGAAAAACATCATGGATTCGAAGATATGCTGCCTGGTTTGAAATCATTTGTTGGATATTGATCGGTTGCGGTGCGTTTTACGTCCTCTTCCTCGTCCGTGACGGTGCGTGGCGAATGTATGACCCGGTTGCACAAGTGAGCGGGATGCTCTTATATGCTACTGTTTTTTACAAGCCGTTCCGATTTTTCGGACGGATGATTATCTTGCTGATCCTGAAGCCGATTTGGTTCATTCTGCGGTTGATTGCAAAGATTATTCAATTTATCGTCCGAGTGATCATTCGAATTTTGACAGTCCTCGCATTTCCGTTCACTGCTCTATTCTTTTTCGTCAAGAAAAGACTCTTCAAAAATAGTGCTGAATAA
- a CDS encoding septum formation initiator family protein yields the protein MEQRKRKAAATVASIETEYVRSLRKKEDWRNKQKKRLKRKLTIYAILALLVFGAFTNTFVQQKRALEKKEQEKAEVMANLKEVQEEQETLKQQLVKLDDDEYIAKLARKHYFLSEKNEIIFSVPEHTKKKGKKESGKE from the coding sequence ATGGAGCAAAGGAAGAGGAAGGCCGCCGCAACCGTTGCATCGATTGAAACTGAATATGTCCGCTCGTTGCGTAAGAAAGAGGATTGGCGAAATAAGCAGAAGAAGCGGCTGAAGAGGAAGCTCACCATCTACGCCATTTTGGCGCTGCTAGTTTTTGGTGCATTTACGAACACGTTTGTGCAACAGAAACGGGCGCTGGAAAAGAAGGAACAAGAGAAGGCGGAAGTGATGGCAAACTTGAAAGAAGTGCAAGAGGAGCAGGAAACCTTGAAGCAACAGCTCGTCAAGCTTGATGATGACGAATATATCGCCAAACTCGCAAGGAAACATTATTTTTTGTCCGAAAAGAATGAGATCATTTTCTCGGTCCCTGAGCATACCAAGAAAAAGGGCAAAAAAGAGTCCGGAAAAGAGTAG
- a CDS encoding S1 domain-containing RNA-binding protein, translated as MSIEVGSKLQGKVTGITNFGAFVELPNGSTGLVHISEVADNYVKDINDHLKVGDMVEVKVMNVGTDGKIGLSIRKAKPESERPQRPQRPRHGGGRPQVERPENFEQKMQKFMKDSEERLSTLKRATESKRGGRGARRG; from the coding sequence ATGTCAATTGAAGTAGGCAGCAAGTTACAGGGGAAAGTTACAGGGATCACAAACTTCGGAGCATTTGTTGAGCTGCCGAACGGTTCAACTGGTCTGGTCCATATTAGTGAAGTCGCGGATAATTATGTAAAGGACATTAACGACCATTTGAAAGTGGGAGACATGGTTGAAGTTAAAGTGATGAACGTCGGCACAGACGGTAAAATCGGGCTGTCTATCAGAAAAGCGAAGCCTGAATCCGAACGTCCTCAACGCCCTCAACGTCCTCGTCACGGTGGAGGCCGTCCCCAAGTAGAACGACCTGAAAATTTTGAACAAAAGATGCAAAAGTTTATGAAAGACAGCGAAGAACGTCTTTCCACTTTGAAAAGAGCAACAGAGTCTAAACGCGGTGGCCGTGGTGCAAGAAGAGGGTAA
- a CDS encoding DinB family protein: MGEHIISGLQQYVQWVESLRALPEKDASMPYADGKWSPKEILMHMAEWDRFTLEERLPYMKDSSKVGEVLTDIPFNAFNAEAARKAKELTFDEIRIYAVDMRSRLLSDLAQLEEEQWDAPIRIGEFTITTRQYFADFIEHDKHHKMQIDSLQVI; encoded by the coding sequence ATGGGAGAGCACATTATTTCGGGTTTACAGCAGTATGTACAATGGGTGGAATCACTTCGCGCCTTGCCGGAAAAGGACGCATCCATGCCGTATGCTGATGGCAAATGGTCGCCAAAAGAAATTCTCATGCATATGGCTGAGTGGGACCGTTTCACTTTAGAAGAGAGACTTCCTTATATGAAGGACAGCTCTAAAGTCGGTGAGGTTCTTACAGATATTCCATTTAATGCGTTCAATGCCGAAGCGGCACGAAAGGCGAAAGAGCTAACGTTCGACGAGATTAGGATATATGCCGTGGACATGAGAAGTCGCCTGCTTTCCGACCTCGCACAGTTGGAGGAGGAGCAATGGGACGCGCCTATTCGTATTGGAGAGTTTACCATTACGACCCGGCAGTATTTTGCCGATTTCATCGAGCATGACAAACATCATAAGATGCAGATAGATTCCTTGCAAGTGATATGA
- a CDS encoding SpoIIE family protein phosphatase: MKMIGNLERPVSQQIRHAVESVMKRKLYIALAALFLVGSFFLSQAILFDSAVPFFLPIWALAQLRFRKHLLWAFIGGMAGSALLGVGQAVIHLLELLLFSVVVKQPLFRKSIPLTVAGCIIVVQVLWQFIMFGGNPPVIVQLTIGFEAVIALFMTFFLLVAFPHTERILFGQWSPERLGAICIVGTMATTGMGSLMIGPVSIPGVLLHLTILLAALAGGLPFSTTIAMMIAAIAGIAELSFTGMMAVYGMTGFFAGAFRRLGKLGIATGGLAVSVFFLLYDLTLPLDASHFYTIAVASLLFFLVPAKKMEPIRNIFVSENPDMSVKRQKWLTDRMNEQLKDFQQFANFMSTLVNDRFASDQEEPDRSIPAICQSCFRYSKCWENKDEGMTRLLYEWESTYSATKKAARHRVEERIKQKCVRSNGLITEMEEQSTNRLLMGQLQHGRKMLALQLRDMSSHLEKIMSEIKEDLSVHKVAEEELGKRMERQGIEFYQIDILSEVRGAYQIVISVPEKRSAFETDTTVAERLIVPILEEMYGEPFKVAKSVAEQLPFPHLQLTFSSAVRFSMEYGVVATAGTGTFHAGDAYEIFPIHDGLTAVLLSDGMGQDINAYRESRKVIRLMRECLDRKMDPETAMHTLHYMMSLNGLDDMYATLDLALLDLQDGKLWSWKAGSMSTYIKRGQEFIRLDSKSVPVGFLPSFSVEAKNEELKSGDLIVMLTDGMFHPNVSIEKQEQTLYRILDTHGDLSAEVVSDKIMAEMERKFGMVADDRTVLVMKIDHIVPKWQTIRPHDRIISRERVVV, from the coding sequence ATGAAGATGATAGGTAATCTGGAGAGACCGGTCAGTCAACAAATCCGCCACGCGGTCGAGTCAGTAATGAAGCGGAAACTGTATATTGCGCTGGCGGCTTTGTTTTTAGTAGGATCCTTTTTCTTATCCCAAGCGATTTTGTTTGACTCCGCAGTTCCTTTCTTTTTGCCGATTTGGGCATTGGCGCAGCTCCGTTTCCGCAAGCATCTTCTTTGGGCGTTCATTGGCGGTATGGCAGGGAGTGCGCTGTTGGGAGTAGGACAAGCCGTCATTCATTTGTTGGAGCTATTGCTTTTCAGTGTCGTTGTAAAGCAGCCGTTGTTCCGCAAGTCCATCCCGTTGACGGTGGCCGGGTGTATTATCGTCGTCCAAGTCCTCTGGCAATTTATCATGTTTGGCGGAAATCCACCGGTTATTGTCCAGCTCACGATTGGTTTTGAAGCAGTGATCGCTCTCTTCATGACATTTTTCCTGCTTGTCGCCTTTCCTCATACAGAACGGATTCTGTTTGGTCAATGGTCTCCTGAGCGGCTGGGCGCCATTTGCATTGTCGGGACGATGGCGACAACCGGTATGGGCAGCCTGATGATTGGGCCGGTTTCCATACCGGGGGTTCTCCTGCATTTAACCATCCTGCTGGCAGCATTAGCAGGCGGCTTGCCGTTTTCTACGACAATCGCCATGATGATTGCAGCCATCGCTGGCATCGCGGAGCTTTCCTTTACAGGCATGATGGCCGTTTATGGAATGACCGGCTTTTTTGCGGGCGCCTTCCGCAGGCTAGGGAAGCTTGGGATTGCGACAGGGGGACTAGCCGTTTCCGTCTTCTTTCTTCTCTACGATTTAACGTTGCCTTTGGATGCTTCCCACTTCTATACGATTGCTGTTGCCTCTCTTCTATTTTTCCTAGTGCCAGCGAAGAAGATGGAACCGATCCGAAATATATTTGTTTCCGAGAATCCAGACATGTCGGTGAAACGGCAGAAATGGTTAACAGATCGGATGAATGAACAATTAAAGGATTTTCAGCAATTTGCCAATTTCATGTCCACCTTGGTCAATGATCGGTTTGCAAGTGATCAGGAAGAGCCGGATCGATCGATCCCCGCGATATGCCAGTCGTGCTTTCGGTATTCAAAGTGCTGGGAAAATAAGGACGAAGGGATGACGAGACTTCTTTATGAATGGGAATCAACGTACTCAGCAACAAAAAAAGCAGCCCGGCACCGGGTGGAGGAGCGGATTAAGCAGAAATGCGTCCGATCCAACGGGCTGATCACAGAAATGGAAGAGCAGTCGACGAATCGGCTGTTAATGGGGCAATTGCAGCACGGCAGGAAAATGCTAGCCCTCCAGCTTCGGGACATGAGCAGCCATCTTGAAAAAATTATGAGTGAAATAAAGGAGGATTTATCCGTTCATAAAGTGGCAGAGGAGGAACTTGGAAAACGAATGGAACGGCAAGGAATTGAATTTTATCAAATTGATATTTTATCGGAGGTGAGAGGAGCCTATCAAATTGTTATTTCGGTTCCGGAGAAACGCTCGGCATTTGAAACGGATACGACGGTTGCCGAAAGGTTGATTGTGCCAATTTTGGAGGAGATGTATGGCGAACCATTCAAAGTGGCGAAATCCGTCGCGGAACAGCTTCCTTTTCCGCATCTCCAATTGACATTCAGCTCGGCTGTCCGTTTTTCAATGGAATATGGCGTCGTTGCAACAGCGGGCACAGGGACTTTCCATGCGGGCGACGCCTATGAAATATTCCCGATTCATGACGGGCTAACGGCAGTCCTCCTTTCGGATGGAATGGGCCAGGATATAAACGCTTACCGTGAAAGCCGAAAAGTGATCCGGCTGATGCGGGAATGCCTGGATCGGAAAATGGATCCGGAAACAGCCATGCATACGTTGCATTATATGATGTCGCTGAATGGGCTTGATGATATGTATGCGACGCTTGACTTGGCTTTGCTCGATTTGCAGGATGGCAAGCTATGGTCATGGAAGGCGGGTTCTATGAGTACGTACATTAAGAGGGGACAGGAATTCATTCGCCTGGATAGCAAGTCAGTGCCGGTCGGTTTCCTGCCATCCTTCTCGGTAGAAGCGAAAAATGAAGAATTGAAGTCAGGCGATTTAATTGTCATGCTGACAGATGGAATGTTCCATCCGAATGTTTCAATAGAAAAGCAGGAGCAGACACTCTATCGGATACTGGACACGCATGGCGATTTGAGTGCTGAAGTAGTGTCGGATAAAATCATGGCGGAAATGGAGAGGAAATTCGGAATGGTGGCAGACGACAGGACCGTACTAGTCATGAAAATCGATCATATTGTGCCGAAATGGCAAACGATTCGTCCGCATGATCGAATTATTTCCCGGGAAAGGGTGGTAGTATAG